A genomic stretch from Campylobacter lari subsp. concheus includes:
- a CDS encoding flagellar hook-length control protein FliK encodes MSNIQASDALNLLSIAPQNENPSKESTNSNSNGEEFLHSLLQAIDEKDGSLPKDFKAPQKENKNESLKETIDDKAQLDEKDALKLFEGANFMQILSLLEVLQSDSKDIKLNKFIQDNTAILALEKNLHKLKNIKNINELFNIAKELGLNIKNIKFEQIKDLKEAFPNLDKKGFFENTKQNNTNVFQDLINQKITKLLKEKPNTNKNIKSKENEGVSLLSSALKNIELPKKDVKVKENIQNIDFKEKFIEKNQDNKETKNIKNINKNDKLNDIELINLTQNSNLKKEIKDKEKIDFKEILKNEKLTTSEDSFNKKISSVLENSKDLKAELTNTKNTQNLQNQDLKINLENLLNPQEKQLKTEKNTQNTDVFNDIFKNTKESTKDDSDHNEENLNSYIKEMNRVSSNFVKNQNIPIKETFNDFAQEFKDKLESYKAPITRFSITLNPHNLGEVEVTLVQRGSNLNISFNSNQNTLNLFIQHQAEFKNALVNMGFTNLEMNFNNQERKEQNNQQKQKNNNKENKVNLEKEIQEKPSLEMVLAKYF; translated from the coding sequence ATGTCAAATATCCAAGCTAGCGATGCTTTAAACTTACTAAGCATCGCTCCACAAAATGAAAATCCTAGTAAAGAAAGTACTAATTCAAATAGTAATGGAGAAGAATTTTTACATTCACTATTGCAAGCTATAGATGAAAAAGATGGAAGTTTACCAAAAGACTTTAAAGCACCACAAAAAGAAAATAAAAACGAAAGCTTAAAAGAAACCATTGATGATAAAGCTCAACTAGACGAAAAGGATGCTCTAAAGCTTTTTGAAGGTGCAAATTTTATGCAAATTCTTTCTTTACTAGAAGTTTTACAAAGTGATAGCAAGGATATAAAATTAAACAAATTTATCCAAGATAATACTGCTATTTTAGCTCTTGAAAAAAACCTACACAAGTTAAAAAATATAAAAAATATCAATGAACTTTTTAATATAGCAAAAGAACTTGGATTAAATATAAAAAATATAAAATTTGAACAAATCAAAGATTTAAAAGAAGCTTTTCCAAATCTTGATAAAAAAGGTTTTTTTGAAAATACAAAACAAAACAATACTAATGTTTTTCAAGATTTAATCAATCAAAAAATTACCAAGCTTTTAAAAGAAAAACCAAATACCAATAAAAATATAAAAAGCAAAGAAAACGAAGGTGTTTCTTTACTTTCTTCTGCTTTAAAAAACATAGAGCTTCCAAAAAAAGATGTAAAAGTAAAAGAAAATATTCAAAATATAGATTTTAAAGAAAAATTTATAGAAAAAAATCAAGATAACAAAGAAACAAAAAATATAAAAAATATTAATAAAAATGATAAATTAAATGATATTGAACTCATCAATTTAACTCAAAATTCAAACTTAAAAAAAGAAATTAAAGATAAAGAAAAAATAGATTTTAAAGAAATATTAAAAAATGAAAAACTAACTACTAGTGAAGATAGTTTTAATAAAAAAATAAGTTCTGTTTTAGAAAATTCAAAAGACTTAAAAGCTGAGTTAACAAATACAAAAAATACTCAAAATTTACAAAATCAAGATTTAAAAATTAATTTAGAAAATTTATTAAATCCTCAAGAAAAACAATTAAAAACAGAAAAAAACACTCAGAACACAGATGTTTTTAACGATATTTTCAAAAACACTAAAGAATCTACAAAAGATGATAGTGATCATAATGAAGAAAATTTAAATTCTTACATAAAAGAGATGAATAGAGTTTCTAGTAATTTTGTGAAAAATCAAAATATTCCTATAAAAGAAACTTTCAACGATTTTGCCCAAGAATTTAAGGACAAACTAGAAAGTTATAAAGCACCTATAACTCGCTTTAGTATAACTTTAAATCCACACAATCTTGGAGAAGTAGAAGTTACCTTAGTCCAAAGAGGATCTAATCTAAACATCAGCTTTAATTCCAATCAAAATACTTTAAATCTTTTCATACAACATCAAGCTGAGTTTAAAAACGCTCTTGTAAACATGGGATTTACAAATTTAGAAATGAATTTTAATAATCAAGAAAGAAAAGAACAAAATAATCAACAAAAACAAAAAAACAATAATAAAGAAAATAAGGTGAATTTAGAAAAAGAAATTCAAGAAAAGCCGAGCTTAGAAATGGTTTTAGCAAAATATTTTTAA
- a CDS encoding flagellar hook capping FlgD N-terminal domain-containing protein, protein MSNINTQTLQGPLATLNTKDMPNAKGNTRAGESSEDNGLVYNPGAELDKDAFLKLLLIELQHQDPTDPMDTEKMLTQTAQLSALEMQDNTNKTMTQLVDAMAKLQNSIAASTGMSALAAVGKLATVKDDYLVVADDDIQFQINMYLPKEPQKGKKTDIDTEGFELKKNGEDKLDITGKVDKEIAGPGETVYVKLVDDKGQEETVKAVVGEDQTFKIIGHTPSVDIKTAKIDSAYKSDSEPVTFTIYNEAGDPVRTMKVKDMTAGMKQIVWDRTDDSGNPVPSGKYYVRASYIGEDGTTVNSTYGAYPITGVKFEDGEALVGMGGSWVKWEDIKEITG, encoded by the coding sequence ATGTCAAATATAAATACACAAACTCTTCAAGGTCCTTTAGCAACACTCAATACTAAAGATATGCCAAATGCAAAAGGAAACACTAGAGCCGGAGAAAGTAGCGAAGATAATGGATTGGTTTATAATCCTGGAGCAGAACTTGACAAGGATGCGTTTTTAAAGCTTCTTTTGATAGAACTTCAACACCAAGATCCAACTGATCCTATGGATACTGAAAAAATGCTTACCCAAACAGCACAACTTTCAGCACTTGAAATGCAAGATAACACCAATAAAACTATGACTCAACTAGTAGATGCGATGGCTAAATTGCAAAATTCTATTGCAGCAAGTACTGGTATGAGTGCATTAGCTGCGGTTGGGAAACTTGCAACAGTTAAAGATGACTATCTTGTAGTAGCAGATGATGATATACAATTTCAAATTAATATGTATTTACCAAAAGAACCACAAAAAGGTAAAAAGACTGATATTGACACTGAAGGTTTTGAACTTAAGAAAAATGGCGAAGATAAACTAGACATTACAGGTAAGGTAGATAAAGAAATAGCAGGCCCTGGGGAAACTGTATATGTAAAATTAGTTGATGATAAAGGCCAAGAAGAAACTGTTAAAGCAGTAGTTGGTGAGGATCAAACCTTTAAAATAATAGGACATACCCCAAGTGTTGATATCAAGACAGCCAAGATTGATTCAGCTTATAAATCAGATAGCGAGCCTGTAACATTTACTATTTATAATGAAGCAGGTGATCCTGTAAGAACAATGAAAGTTAAAGATATGACTGCAGGTATGAAACAGATTGTTTGGGATAGAACAGATGACAGCGGAAACCCTGTGCCATCTGGCAAATACTATGTAAGAGCAAGTTACATAGGTGAAGATGGAACAACAGTTAACTCAACTTATGGTGCCTACCCTATCACTGGTGTTAAATTTGAAGATGGTGAAGCTCTAGTTGGTATGGGCGGTAGCTGGGTTAAATGGGAAGATATTAAAGAAATTACAGGATAA
- a CDS encoding flagellar hook protein FlgE yields the protein MFTAFYNGVNGVKSQSYGIDNTAHNISNVNTVGFKYSDVAFKDVFYSTVTTQSYNKGQTGYGSVAGATNDVFEQGPLVSTDNEFDVAIAGKGFFGVSNANGVYYTRNGAFKPDANGFLVDSNGNYVLGTMNPSLKEIQLSDRVSNMFGQVMGQKVTTAWSGTPGENFQIGGINTQGPISVPKNLYLPPQPTQNITWSGNLDTSTKTEAVNIDVDASKFDFSKNEDGSVKISGSVKDEQIFGLKPGDTIYFKITDEKGASQTLQATLDENLAFSIDNQKLDKVDLETAKLESSHLSVEKEVADSTELSAKLINPDGSTSWVKVKLDRVLPQNGTDLEYKAVAQVYDNDGNKIGGTTEGLITFNEAGALVSSTLNSVDNNGTKVNINLGSYYDPNIPNSGYDGLHALKNKQPSVHTQTDGKGEGFLNNYSINTDGTIIATFTNGDQIAMAKLALFNFTNEQGLEKLGENLYGQTGNSGNPTFLLDNNGNFSTATFKGSYLEQSNVDLSVAFTNLITLQKAYDSSSKSITTADQMIQKAINMKR from the coding sequence ATGTTTACAGCATTTTACAATGGAGTAAATGGGGTAAAATCCCAAAGTTATGGTATAGACAATACTGCTCATAATATAAGTAATGTCAATACGGTTGGTTTTAAATACTCCGATGTAGCATTTAAAGATGTATTTTACAGCACTGTTACAACCCAATCATACAACAAAGGTCAAACTGGTTATGGTAGTGTAGCAGGAGCTACAAATGATGTTTTTGAACAAGGACCACTAGTTTCTACTGATAATGAATTTGATGTGGCTATTGCCGGAAAGGGCTTTTTTGGTGTAAGTAATGCCAATGGAGTTTATTATACTAGAAATGGTGCTTTTAAACCTGATGCAAACGGATTTTTAGTAGATTCAAATGGTAATTATGTGCTTGGGACTATGAATCCATCATTAAAAGAAATTCAGCTAAGCGATAGGGTTTCTAATATGTTTGGTCAAGTTATGGGACAAAAAGTTACCACAGCTTGGAGTGGAACACCTGGGGAAAATTTCCAAATAGGTGGAATTAATACCCAAGGACCTATTTCTGTGCCTAAAAATCTTTATTTACCACCTCAACCAACACAAAATATCACTTGGAGTGGGAATTTAGACACAAGCACCAAAACAGAAGCAGTGAATATAGATGTAGATGCTTCTAAATTTGATTTTAGCAAAAATGAAGATGGTAGTGTAAAAATTTCAGGTAGTGTAAAAGATGAGCAAATTTTTGGTTTAAAGCCTGGTGATACTATATATTTTAAAATTACTGATGAAAAAGGTGCTAGTCAAACATTACAAGCTACTTTAGATGAAAATTTGGCTTTTAGTATTGACAATCAAAAACTAGATAAAGTAGATTTAGAAACAGCTAAGTTAGAATCATCTCATTTAAGTGTAGAAAAAGAAGTAGCTGATAGCACAGAACTTTCTGCAAAATTAATTAATCCTGATGGTTCTACTAGTTGGGTTAAGGTTAAATTAGATAGAGTTTTACCGCAAAATGGCACAGATTTAGAATACAAAGCGGTTGCTCAAGTATATGATAATGATGGCAATAAAATAGGTGGAACTACCGAAGGTTTAATCACCTTTAATGAAGCTGGAGCTTTGGTATCTAGCACTCTAAACTCGGTTGATAATAATGGGACAAAAGTCAATATAAACCTTGGTTCTTATTATGATCCAAACATACCAAATTCAGGTTATGATGGACTTCATGCTTTAAAAAATAAACAGCCTTCAGTACACACACAAACAGATGGCAAAGGTGAAGGGTTTTTAAATAATTATTCTATCAACACAGATGGTACTATCATCGCCACTTTTACCAATGGTGATCAAATAGCTATGGCAAAACTTGCTTTGTTTAATTTTACCAATGAACAAGGTTTAGAAAAGCTAGGAGAAAATCTTTATGGACAAACAGGAAATAGCGGTAATCCAACCTTTTTACTTGATAATAATGGAAATTTCAGCACAGCAACCTTTAAAGGCTCTTATTTAGAGCAATCAAATGTAGATTTATCCGTAGCCTTTACAAACTTAATCACTTTGCAAAAAGCTTATGATTCAAGTAGTAAAAGTATCACAACAGCTGATCAAATGATACAAAAAGCAATCAACATGAAACGCTAA
- a CDS encoding HD domain-containing protein, producing the protein MISVELIEHIFKAASISRWNDYPRMTNLVELDKQAHKFIIAYFIAKMEKDVNMRFIIEAGIFEFLSRVVVTDIRPDVYHEITRAKNEQVSAWVLSKIAPMIQDIENGAFLKRYELFLQGKDYAKERLILKAASYFATRWEFNIVYQTSSFLSDIDEIKAKVEEELEDYYELIGARKIALNQKISKIIDLSGRLRFQKRWAQTPRIPETAVLGHMLVVAILSYFYSLEVKACDGRIESNFYCALFHDLPESLTRDIISPVKYGIDGLNEIINEYEMKLINEKILPFIPLSFREEFSYILGIREGQTEESAFVKNEFENRIFNNKPSVYSGSLDAVNEDRYKAIDGKALKHCDKLAAFIEAALSISYGVKSKELESGFVGMYEYFKTNPTINGVNFFRICEDIKGYFKF; encoded by the coding sequence ATGATTAGTGTAGAATTAATAGAGCATATTTTTAAGGCCGCTTCTATATCAAGGTGGAATGATTATCCTAGAATGACAAATTTAGTTGAGCTTGATAAACAAGCGCATAAATTCATCATTGCTTATTTCATTGCTAAAATGGAAAAAGATGTTAATATGCGTTTTATCATAGAAGCGGGGATTTTTGAGTTTTTAAGCAGGGTAGTAGTGACTGATATACGCCCTGATGTGTACCATGAAATAACACGTGCAAAAAATGAGCAAGTAAGTGCTTGGGTGTTAAGTAAAATCGCACCGATGATTCAAGATATTGAAAATGGTGCATTTTTAAAACGCTATGAGCTTTTTTTGCAAGGTAAAGATTATGCAAAAGAAAGGCTTATTTTAAAAGCCGCTTCGTATTTTGCGACAAGGTGGGAGTTTAATATAGTTTATCAAACTAGCTCATTTTTAAGTGATATCGATGAGATTAAAGCTAAAGTTGAAGAAGAATTAGAAGATTATTATGAATTAATTGGCGCAAGAAAAATAGCCCTTAATCAAAAAATTTCTAAAATAATTGATTTAAGTGGGCGTTTGCGTTTTCAAAAAAGATGGGCGCAAACTCCAAGGATTCCAGAAACTGCGGTTTTGGGACATATGCTTGTTGTGGCTATTTTATCTTATTTTTATTCTTTAGAAGTAAAAGCATGTGATGGTAGGATAGAAAGTAATTTTTATTGTGCTTTGTTCCATGATTTACCTGAAAGTTTAACTAGAGATATCATCTCTCCGGTAAAATATGGTATAGATGGTTTAAATGAGATCATCAATGAGTATGAAATGAAGCTTATTAATGAGAAAATTTTACCTTTTATACCACTATCTTTTAGAGAAGAATTTAGCTATATACTTGGTATTAGAGAGGGGCAAACTGAAGAAAGCGCCTTTGTAAAAAATGAATTTGAAAATCGTATTTTTAATAACAAGCCAAGCGTTTATAGCGGTAGTTTGGATGCGGTCAATGAGGATCGTTATAAGGCTATTGATGGAAAGGCTTTGAAGCATTGTGATAAATTAGCAGCTTTTATAGAAGCGGCTTTATCAATTAGTTATGGAGTAAAGTCTAAAGAGCTTGAAAGCGGTTTTGTGGGAATGTATGAGTATTTTAAAACAAATCCGACTATTAATGGGGTAAATTTCTTTAGAATTTGTGAGGATATTAAAGGGTATTTTAAATTTTAA
- a CDS encoding WG repeat-containing protein, protein MKFCFFYNDIATVKLNGKWGLINKNGDFIISPIYDYISHLNENFITIQIGNKYGFSDKNGKIITEPKFDDTNGFYENLISVLINDKWGFIDTNGEFIIKPKFDYAGNFNEGLADIKLNEKWGFINNKGEIVINPIFDEVESFYNKAAIVQLNGKWGFVDTSGNIIK, encoded by the coding sequence ATGAAGTTTTGTTTTTTTTACAATGATATAGCAACAGTAAAACTCAATGGCAAGTGGGGCTTAATAAATAAAAATGGAGATTTTATAATAAGCCCAATATATGACTATATTAGTCACCTTAATGAAAATTTTATAACTATTCAAATAGGTAATAAGTATGGTTTCTCTGACAAAAACGGAAAAATTATAACTGAACCAAAATTTGACGATACGAATGGTTTTTACGAAAATTTGATATCGGTTTTAATAAATGACAAATGGGGTTTTATTGACACAAATGGAGAATTTATAATAAAGCCTAAATTTGATTATGCGGGAAATTTTAACGAAGGACTTGCAGATATAAAACTAAATGAAAAATGGGGGTTTATAAACAATAAAGGGGAAATTGTTATAAATCCTATATTTGATGAAGTAGAGAGTTTTTATAATAAAGCCGCAATAGTTCAGTTAAATGGAAAATGGGGTTTTGTAGATACTAGTGGAAACATTATAAAATAG
- a CDS encoding ABC transporter ATP-binding protein, which produces MEILKIDNLYKSFGKTEVLKGISLSLKEGEIISILGESGCGKSSLLGCIAGFFEINDGNIYIGDKLVASKSVYLAPQERDVGVLFQDYALFPHLNVEENICFGISFLSKNEQKQRLDQVLEILNLNTLLKRYPNELSGGQAQRVALARTIVARPKIILFDEPFSNLNHTLSVKMRKEIKNILKEHKLSAIFVTHDKDDAFYLSDNIALIKDEKILDYGSAKELFYKPKNIDSACFLGEAFFIDPNTILDEKFKAYLQSKNGILRPNDIQISVTQTSLKASVLECVFYGDFYEISVSLEGHIFSIYHHKELSKNDEIYLKLSDIESF; this is translated from the coding sequence ATGGAAATCTTAAAAATTGACAATCTTTACAAATCTTTTGGAAAAACAGAAGTTCTAAAAGGAATTTCTTTGAGTTTAAAAGAAGGTGAGATTATCAGTATTTTGGGAGAAAGTGGTTGTGGTAAGAGCTCTTTGCTTGGTTGTATAGCAGGTTTTTTTGAAATCAATGATGGTAATATTTATATAGGGGATAAACTAGTTGCTTCTAAGAGTGTGTATTTAGCCCCTCAAGAGCGTGATGTGGGGGTTTTGTTTCAAGATTATGCTTTGTTTCCGCACTTAAATGTAGAAGAAAATATATGCTTTGGTATAAGTTTTTTAAGTAAAAACGAGCAAAAACAAAGGCTTGATCAGGTTTTAGAAATTTTAAATTTAAATACACTTTTAAAACGCTACCCAAATGAGCTAAGCGGTGGGCAAGCCCAAAGAGTAGCATTAGCAAGAACCATAGTCGCAAGGCCAAAAATCATACTTTTTGATGAGCCTTTTTCAAATTTAAATCACACTTTAAGCGTTAAAATGCGCAAAGAAATCAAAAATATCTTAAAAGAGCATAAGCTTAGTGCTATTTTTGTCACACATGATAAAGACGATGCTTTTTATTTATCAGATAATATCGCTTTGATTAAGGATGAGAAAATTTTAGACTATGGAAGTGCTAAAGAGCTTTTTTATAAGCCTAAAAATATAGATAGCGCTTGCTTTTTGGGGGAAGCATTTTTTATAGATCCAAATACAATTTTAGATGAGAAATTCAAAGCATATTTGCAAAGTAAAAATGGTATTTTACGCCCTAATGATATACAAATTTCAGTAACACAAACCTCTTTAAAAGCCAGTGTTTTAGAATGCGTGTTTTATGGGGATTTTTATGAGATAAGTGTAAGTTTGGAAGGACATATTTTTAGCATTTATCATCATAAAGAACTTAGTAAAAATGATGAAATTTATCTTAAGTTAAGTGATATAGAAAGTTTTTAA
- a CDS encoding ABC transporter permease produces MKFLSLRWSFATFFFCSLIILPILAIILHLPFIDINTLKHLSKNVLPRYIFGSAFILFGTLVLCLIIGLVSAYLIAFYKFFGSKFFEWFLILPLAIPSYVMGFVWIDLFEFQGLIPTLLGVDRRIDIMNAYGVIVILSFALYPYVYFFAKNTFAYGLGNIILSAKTLKASNLKTFFKVILPFCRVGIVGALLLVAMEVLSDYGLVAYFGVDTFSAGIFRTWGSGGDEVSAVALSVALLVFIALLMLLEKMQRGKKGFNQNVFLPTPKDELKGIKAFLAFLWCFLVAFFAFVVPIMWLVYWAGFDFMQNLSNVLIPAFYSLSVALVSSFAIVGVAFYLCFVVRLNDTKASKITLWLTTLGYSLPGAVVAVGILVILGVLNYIFDLLSFEYAIGGGFLVLFFGYFVRFLASGIFATQSGYERISKNIDYANLTLKSKPFKIFTQIHFPLMKHYLALAIVIICVDILKELPISTILSPSGFQTLSSLVFAYSENELIYNVSLPSLIIVLFGIIPTFLMHYLQNKNNQKGQ; encoded by the coding sequence TTGAAATTTTTAAGTCTAAGGTGGTCTTTTGCCACCTTTTTTTTCTGCAGTTTAATTATACTGCCTATACTTGCTATCATCTTACACCTTCCTTTTATAGATATTAACACCTTAAAACATTTGAGTAAAAATGTCTTGCCGCGTTATATTTTTGGTAGTGCTTTTATATTGTTTGGTACTTTAGTATTGTGTTTGATTATAGGTTTAGTTAGTGCCTATTTGATAGCTTTTTATAAATTTTTTGGCTCGAAATTTTTTGAATGGTTTTTGATTTTACCTTTGGCTATACCTTCTTATGTGATGGGTTTTGTTTGGATTGATTTATTTGAATTTCAAGGTTTAATTCCCACGCTTTTAGGGGTTGATAGGCGTATAGATATCATGAATGCATATGGTGTGATTGTGATTTTATCTTTTGCACTTTATCCTTATGTGTATTTTTTTGCTAAAAATACTTTTGCTTATGGACTTGGAAATATCATTTTAAGTGCTAAAACACTTAAGGCTTCTAATTTAAAAACATTTTTTAAAGTGATTTTACCATTTTGCCGTGTGGGTATAGTGGGTGCTTTACTATTGGTGGCTATGGAGGTTTTGAGTGATTATGGCTTGGTGGCGTATTTTGGTGTAGATACTTTTAGCGCAGGAATTTTTAGAACATGGGGAAGTGGTGGTGATGAAGTCAGTGCTGTGGCTTTGAGCGTGGCTTTGCTTGTATTTATTGCACTTTTAATGCTTTTAGAAAAAATGCAAAGAGGCAAAAAAGGCTTTAATCAAAATGTATTTTTACCTACTCCAAAAGATGAGTTAAAAGGCATTAAGGCGTTTTTAGCCTTTTTATGGTGTTTTTTGGTAGCATTTTTTGCCTTTGTCGTGCCTATTATGTGGCTTGTTTATTGGGCTGGGTTTGATTTTATGCAAAATTTAAGTAATGTCTTAATACCTGCATTTTATAGTCTTAGTGTGGCTTTGGTGAGTTCTTTTGCCATTGTAGGGGTGGCATTTTATTTGTGTTTTGTAGTGCGTTTAAATGACACAAAAGCTTCTAAAATCACCCTTTGGCTTACTACTTTGGGGTATTCTTTACCTGGGGCTGTGGTAGCTGTGGGAATTTTAGTGATTTTGGGTGTGTTAAATTATATTTTTGATCTTTTGTCTTTTGAATATGCCATAGGTGGTGGATTTTTAGTACTGTTTTTTGGATATTTTGTAAGATTTTTAGCTTCTGGAATTTTTGCTACACAATCAGGCTATGAGCGAATTTCTAAAAATATAGACTATGCAAATTTAACCTTAAAATCAAAACCATTTAAAATTTTTACTCAAATTCATTTTCCTTTGATGAAGCATTACTTGGCTTTGGCTATAGTGATTATTTGTGTAGATATTTTAAAAGAATTGCCTATTTCAACTATACTTTCACCTTCAGGTTTTCAAACACTTTCATCACTTGTATTTGCTTATAGTGAAAATGAATTAATTTATAATGTTTCTTTACCATCTTTGATTATAGTGTTATTTGGGATTATCCCCACATTTTTAATGCATTATTTGCAAAATAAAAACAACCAAAAAGGACAATAA
- a CDS encoding extracellular solute-binding protein: MKAKVVLLSLLAAMSLSAQELTIYSHRHYDSDKGIFKLFQEKTGISVNVVQAKANELAKRLEIEGKNSKADLFMTADAGNLEQVRTNNLFVSVSSPELEKLSPKELRGKNNEWYAFTTRARIIIASKDRIKDGEIKTYEDLTDPKFKGKVLVRSSNNVYNISLLSAMIDTLGKEKAKEWAQGIANNLARTPKGGDRDQIRAIYAKEGDVAISNSYYLGHLANSKNPKDVEAANSVKVIFPNQDSRGTHINVSGIGVLKTSKNKEAAVKFIEFMLSKEAQEILTNQNYEYPVNKEVKPAKILQSWGEFKIEKPNFEAYWGNAKEALMIFDEVQWK, translated from the coding sequence ATGAAAGCAAAAGTAGTTTTACTATCTTTACTAGCTGCTATGAGTTTAAGCGCTCAAGAGCTTACGATTTATTCTCATCGTCATTATGATTCTGATAAAGGAATTTTTAAATTATTTCAAGAAAAAACAGGCATTAGTGTAAATGTAGTGCAAGCTAAGGCTAATGAGCTTGCTAAAAGACTAGAGATTGAGGGTAAAAATTCAAAAGCGGATTTGTTTATGACTGCTGATGCGGGAAATTTAGAACAAGTTCGTACAAATAATCTTTTTGTATCAGTTAGCTCACCTGAGTTAGAAAAACTTTCACCAAAAGAATTAAGAGGTAAAAACAACGAATGGTATGCTTTTACAACAAGAGCAAGAATCATCATCGCTTCTAAAGATAGAATTAAAGATGGAGAGATTAAAACTTATGAGGATTTAACTGATCCTAAATTTAAAGGTAAAGTTTTAGTAAGAAGTTCAAATAATGTTTATAATATCTCTTTGCTAAGTGCTATGATCGATACTTTAGGCAAAGAAAAAGCAAAAGAATGGGCGCAAGGCATAGCAAATAATCTTGCACGTACTCCAAAAGGTGGGGATCGTGATCAAATTCGTGCAATCTATGCAAAAGAAGGTGATGTAGCTATATCAAATAGTTATTATCTAGGACACTTAGCAAATTCAAAAAATCCTAAAGATGTTGAAGCTGCAAATTCAGTAAAAGTGATTTTTCCAAACCAAGATAGCAGAGGAACGCATATTAATGTAAGTGGTATAGGTGTTTTAAAAACTTCTAAAAATAAAGAAGCTGCGGTTAAATTTATCGAGTTTATGCTTTCAAAAGAAGCACAAGAAATTTTAACAAATCAAAATTATGAGTATCCAGTAAACAAAGAAGTAAAACCTGCTAAAATTTTACAATCATGGGGTGAGTTTAAAATCGAAAAACCAAATTTTGAAGCTTACTGGGGTAATGCTAAAGAAGCTTTAATGATTTTTGATGAAGTTCAATGGAAATAG
- the cgb gene encoding single-domain globin Cgb, with the protein MTQEQIQIIKDCVPVLQKNGEVLTKEFYKIMFEEYPEVKPMFNMEKQSSGEQPKALAMAILMAAKNVENLENMRSFVDKVAITHTKLNVKEEHYPIVGACLLKAIKVVLNADETTLKAWEEAYKAIAQFYIDIEKEIYAKAK; encoded by the coding sequence ATGACTCAAGAACAAATTCAAATCATCAAAGACTGTGTACCAGTTTTACAAAAAAATGGTGAAGTTTTAACTAAAGAATTTTATAAAATCATGTTTGAAGAATACCCTGAAGTAAAACCTATGTTTAATATGGAAAAACAATCTTCAGGAGAGCAACCAAAAGCTTTAGCAATGGCTATTTTAATGGCAGCAAAAAATGTAGAAAATTTAGAAAATATGAGAAGCTTTGTTGATAAAGTAGCTATAACCCATACAAAATTAAATGTTAAAGAAGAGCACTATCCTATAGTGGGCGCTTGTCTTTTAAAAGCTATCAAAGTAGTATTAAATGCAGATGAAACCACACTAAAAGCTTGGGAAGAAGCTTACAAAGCTATCGCACAATTTTACATAGACATTGAAAAAGAAATTTATGCAAAAGCTAAGTAA
- a CDS encoding GlcG/HbpS family heme-binding protein has protein sequence MKKLLILCVFLGVSLMAKSFELVKEPVLTTQMVEGILELAKKEARKNGFYVSITIVDKSGQILAVLRDDKAGVHTLNASYKKAYTATSQKRETAVIFKGVKDGKIPEDIRYLDDKFSIMPGGVPIFIDGVVVGGIGVGGAHLDEDVKIAKAGIAFLK, from the coding sequence ATGAAAAAATTACTCATTTTATGTGTATTTTTAGGAGTAAGTTTAATGGCAAAATCTTTTGAGCTTGTAAAAGAGCCTGTGTTAACTACACAAATGGTTGAAGGAATTTTGGAGCTTGCAAAGAAAGAAGCAAGAAAAAATGGCTTTTATGTAAGTATTACTATAGTAGATAAATCTGGCCAAATTTTAGCAGTTTTAAGAGATGATAAGGCGGGCGTGCATACACTTAATGCTAGTTATAAAAAAGCTTATACGGCCACTTCACAAAAAAGAGAAACAGCGGTTATTTTTAAAGGTGTAAAAGATGGTAAAATACCTGAAGATATTCGTTATTTAGATGATAAGTTTTCCATTATGCCTGGTGGGGTGCCGATTTTTATAGATGGAGTTGTTGTTGGTGGTATAGGTGTGGGTGGAGCACACTTAGATGAGGATGTAAAAATAGCTAAAGCAGGGATAGCATTTTTAAAATAG